The genomic stretch CGGTGACATTGTCATAGATCCCGCTGCCATCCAGATTGATGGTCACCGTGATATCGGTTTCCGCAGTCTTGCGGGTGATTGTGGCTGTGCGCATGTTCTGCTGTCCCTTGGCCCTGCTGGCGATGTCTATAAGGGCATCCGCCCCGACCGCCAAGGCCGCAGGGCTGTTGGTGGTGCTTTTCAGCAAGTTTTAAGCATTTGCTGTCATTCAGCTGGTGATGAAGCCTTGTCAGGAGAATCCGATGAAAGCAATGATCTTGCGCGACGACGCCGCTGATGCGGTGCAAACGGCCCATATTCTGGTCAGCAAAGGGTTCCAGACCCTTTGTGTGACCAACCGCGATATCGCGCAGGCAATGATCCGCGCCGATGTGATCGACCTGATCGTGATGGATGAACGGGTCGGCACGCAGCTGACCCATACGCTGGCCCTGTCCGCCGAAAGGCGCAACCCCTATGTCAGCACCATCATCATGACCGATGAAGGCCGGCAGATGACGGATGATCTTTATGGCTTGATCCCCAGTCTTTACGCGCTGATCGGCACGCGGACAGAAACGAATTTGATGGGCCAGATTTTCGTCTCGGCCATGGCCAATGCGGATGAAATCGCCCGCCGCATCGACCGCCAGCTTGCCGCGGATGCGGCGGATATGGCGCCGGATTCGGATGATGACGCGTTGGATGCGCTGGATGACGCGGCGGCATTTTGGGATGATGATGATGATGATACGGCCGACGCGGCCTTTGCCATGCCCGCCTTGCATGACATCGCCGCAGAGGCGCGGCGCAGCTGGGGCGATTATGCCGATATCCGCCCGCATCCGGTGCTGAACCCACCCGCGATGCCGCCGCGTGACGGCGCGATCAAGGCTTTTGCCTGATCCATCACGCAAAAGGCCGCCCTGAAAGGCGGCCTTTGCAACTGGCGCGCTGGCCAGTGAACCAATTGGAGCGGGCGAAGAGATTCGAACTCTCGACCCTAACCTTGGCAAGGTTATGCTCTACCCCTGAGCTACGCCCGCATCCGTTGGTGAGGCGTGGATTACAAACACTTGGCCCGGTCTGCAAGGCCAAAATTGCAGCGCCTGGTGTTTTTGTTGTCCTGCACCGCAGCGGCGGGTGGGGCGGGGTGAACCCCGCCTTACGGCGCAGACCCCGGGCGGAGTGCATTGGGCAAAGGGGGGCCTCCGGCGGGAGTATTTTTGGAAAAAAGAAGCGGGGAGAGGGGGGCAGAGGCGGGTGTTGCGCGCCATTCTGGGCCATATCTACCCCTGCGGCCAATCATCTTTGGCGGCTTTTCACCTTTGCCTTGGTCCTGTCACGCTGGTGGGCGCGCAATGGATCAGGTCCCACCGATTGCCGAACGGATCAGTGAAGACGGCAACATGGCCATAGGGTGCGTCGCGCGGCGGGCCTACGAAGCGGAGACCGCTTGCCTGCATCTTTGCGTGATCTTTGTCGAAATCATCCGCCTGCAAGAACAGCCAGACGCGCCCGCCGCCTTGGTTGCCGATGGCGGCGCGCTGCCTTTTATCGACTGCGCGGGCCAGCAGGAACGCGGTCTATGCGCCTTTCGGGGCGACCCCCAGCCAACGCTTGGCGCTGCCAAGATCGGTGTCTTCCAGCAGATCAAAGCCCAGCGCCCCCGCAAAGAACGCGATGGCGCTGTCATCGTCGGGGACAAGACGCGCAACAAGCGACAGGTGCTGTGGCATGAGAATGGCCTGTCCCCGTCTGTTATGGTGCCGCGGTCAGAGGGGGCAGGGTGGTCATTACTCTAGCTCCACCAGCAGATCCTTGGCGTCGATCTGGCTGCCTGGCTGCACATGCACGGCCTTGATCACCGCGTCGCGTTCGGCATGGATGCCGGTTTCCATCTTCATCGCCTCGATCGTCAGCAACAGATCGCCTGCCTTGACCGCTTTGCCCGCCACAGCCGCCACGCTGGCCACGACACCGGGCATCGGCGCGCCGATATGGGCTGCATTGCCAAGCGTTGCCTTGGGGCGCTGCACCTTGTCGGCAGCGGCAAGCCGGTTCATCACCCTGATCGTGCGGGGCTGGCCGTTGAGTTCGAAGAAGACTTTGACCTCGCCATCCTCGTTCATGTCGGCCACCGCCTGCATGCGGATTTCGAGCGTCTTGCCGGGGTCGATCTCGGCGGCGATTTCCTCGCCCGGTTCCATCCCGTAAAAGAAAGTCCGCGTCGGCAGGGTGCGCACGGGGCCGTAAATCTCGTGCCGTGCGGTGTAATCAAGAAAGACCTTGGGATACATCAGATAGCCGTTCAGATCCTCGTCATCGATGATGACATCCTCGAATTTCGCCTGCAATTCGGCCTTGGTCTTGGCCAGATCCACCGGCGGCAGCGATTTGCCGGGGCGGTCGGTCTGCGCTTTTTCGCCTTTGAGGATCTTTTTCTGCAAGGCCGCAGGCCAGCCACCCGGCGGTTGGCCCAGATTGCCGCGCATCATGTCGATCACGCTGTCAGGGAAAGAGACATCGGCCTTGGGGTCTTCGACCTGGGCGCGCGTCAGGCCCTGGCTGACCATCATCAGCGCCATATCGCCCACGACCTTTGACGAAGGCGTGACCTTGACGATATCGCCGAACATCTGGTTCACATCGGCATAGGTCTGGGCCACCTCGTGCCAGCGGTCTTCCAGCCCCAAGGACCGCGCCTGCGCCTTGAGATTGGTGAATTGCCCGCCGGGCATTTCGTGCAGATAAACCTCGGAGGCGGGGGCCTGCAGCCCTGATTCGAAGGCCGCGTAATGGGCACGGACCTGTTCGAAATAATTGCTGATCTCGCGGATCGCCGCGACATCAAGGCCGGTGTCGCGGTCGGTGCCGCGCAATGCCTCGACAATCGAGCCGAGCGTTGGTTGCGATGTATTGCCCGAGAATGAATCCATCGCCGCATCGATGCAATCCACACCAGCCGCCGAGGCCGCCAGCACGGTGGCAATCGCCGCCCCCGATGTGTCATGCGTGTGGAAATGCACGGGCAGGCCGATTTCGTCCTTCAGCGCCTTGATCAGCACGCTGGCGGCGGCGGGTTTCAACAGCCCCGCCATGTCTTTGAGCCCCAGCACATGCGCGCCTGCGGCTTCCAGTTCCTTGGCCATGCCGATGTAATATTTCAGGTCATATTTGCTGCGCGCAGGGTCCAGCAGGTCGCCGGTATAGCAGATCGTGCCTTCGCAGACCTTATTGGCGTCGATCACCGCATCCATCGCGATGCGCATGTTATCCACCCAGTTCAGGCTGTCGAAGACCCGGAACACATCGACGCCGGATTTGGCGGCCTGTGCCACAAAGCTTTGCACCACATTATCGGGGTAATTGGTATAGCCCACCCCGTTGGAGGCCCGCAGCAGCATTTGCGTCATGATATTGGGCATGGCGGCACGGATATCGCGCAGCCGCTGCCAAGGGCATTCCTGCAAGAACCGGTAAGCCACGTCAAAGGTCGCACCGCCCCAGCATTCGACGCTGAACAGCCCGTGCATTTTCGCGGCATAGGCAGGGGCGGCATTGATCATGTCGATCGACCGCATCCGTGTTGCCAGCAAGGATTGATGCCCGTCGCGCATCGTCGTGTCGGTGATCAGCACCTGTTTCTGGTCGCGCATCCATTGCGCCACGGCGGCGGGGCCTTGTTCGTCCAGGATATTGCGGGTGCCGGGGGTCAGGTTGCTGGTCGGTTTCACGGGCGGGCGCGGCAGCCGGATCTCGGCGGCGGGGCGCGGGCGGCTGGCGGTTTCGGGATGCCCGTTGACGGTGATATCCGCGATATAGGTCAGGATTTTCGTCGCCCGGTCGCGGCGTTTGGTAAAGTTGAACAGATCCGGCGTCTCGTCGATGAATTTGGTGTGATATTCATTGTTCAGGAACGTGGGATGTTTCAGCAGGTTTTCGACAAAGGCGATATTGGTGCTGACGCCGCGGATGCGGAATTCGCGCAAGGCGCGGTCCATCCGTGCAATCGCCATTTCGGGCGTGGGGGCGCGGGCCGTGACCTTGGTCAGCAGGCTGTCGTAATAGCGCGTGATCACGGCGCCCGAATAGGCGGTGCCGCCGTCCAGCCGGATGCCCGGGCCGGTGGCGCTGCGATACATCTGGATGCGCCCGTAATCGGGGATGAAATTGTTCTGCGGGTCTTCGGTTGTCACGCGGCATTGCAGGGCATGGCCGTCAAGTTTCACATCATATTGCGAGGCGCAGCCTGTCGCCTCGACCAGTGATTTGCCCTCGGCAATCAGGATTTGCGCGCGCACGATGTCGATGCCGGTGACTTCTTCGGTGACCGTATGTTCAACCTGCACACGCGGATTCACCTCGATAAAATAGAATTCGCCTGAATCCATATCCATCAGGAATTCGACGGTGCCCGCGCATTCGTAATTCACATGGGCGCAGATCTTTTTGCCCAGATTGCACAGCTGTTCGCGTTGGGTGCCGGACAGATAGGGGGCGGGGGCGCGTTCCACGACCTTTTGATTGCGGCGCTGCACCGAGCAATCGCGTTCCCACAGATGATAGATCTGGCCGTGGCTGTCACCCAGGATCTGCACCTCGACATGGCGGGCGCGCATGATCATCTTTTCCAGATAGCCTTCGCCATTGCCAAAGGCGGCCTCGGCCTCGCGCCGGCCTTCGCGGACTTTTTCTTCGAGTTCCTTTTCGGACATGATCGGGCGCATCCCGCGCCCGCCGCCGCCCCAGGACGCTTTGAGCATCAGCGGATAGCCGACCTCGGCCGCCTGTTGGCGGATCGCATCCATGTCATCGCCCAAAACGTCGGTTGCGGGGATGACAGGCACGCCTGCGGCCATGGCCACCCGGCGCGCAGAGGCCTTGTCGCCCAATTGGCGCATGGTCTGGGCCTTGGGGCCGATGAAGGTGATTCCATTGGCGGTGCAGGCATCCACGAAATCGGGGTTTTCCGACAAAAGCCCGTATCCCGGATGGATCGCATCCGCGCCCGACATCTTGGCCACGCGGATGATTTCATCGATCGACAGATAGGCCGCAACCGGCCCCATGCCTTCGCCGATGCGGTAGGCTTCATCCGCCTTGAAACGGTGCAGGCCAAGCTTGTCTTCTTCGGCAAAGACGGCGACGGTCTTTTTGCCCATCTCATTGGCGGCGCGCATGATGCGGATCGCAATTTCGCCACGGTTGGCAATCAGGATTTTCTTGAAATCGGCCATTGTCGTTCCTTTCGCAGTTGCAGCATTGGTAAGCGGCAAATTGCGGGGCGTCTAGAACGATTACGGGGTCTGGCGCAGGCAGGCGGGCAGATCTTTGAGGTGGCGCGCGCCCAGCTGGCCCATGTTGGAAATCATGTCCTGGCGCAGGATATCCAGCACATGCGCCGCCCCCGGCTCGCCCATCGCGGCCAATCCGTAATGAAAGGCGCGTCCCAGCATCACGAAATCCGCGCCCAGCGCCAGCGCGCGCAAAACGTCCAGCCCGCCTTCGATACCGCTGTCGAAGATCACGGGCAGGGGGGTGGCCGCGCGGATCGCGGGCAGCGTTTCGATACTGGCAGGGCCGCCGTCGAACTGGCGGCCGGCATGGTTGCTGACCCAGATCGCATCGGCGCCTTCATCGGTCAGCCGGGCGGCATCATCGGCGCGCCCCACGCCTTTGACCACCAAAGGGCCGTCCCATGCATCGCGCAGGGCTTTGAAATAATCCCAATCGGGCGAGGTCCGCAAAAGATAGCCGATATGCTGGGTCGAGGGCAGGGTGCCTTTGACCTGGCTATAGCTTTCCATCAGCCGCAGCCGTGGCATGCCGGTGCGCCGGATCCCCATCAGCCAGGCCGGACAGCGCGCCGCCTGCAAGGCCAGCCGCGGCGTCAGTTTCGGTGGCTGCGTCAGCCCGCCCCGCGTTTGCCGTTCGCGCCGCGAGGCGACGGGCACATCGACCGTCAGGACCAGCGTGTGAAAACCCGCGCCCTTGGCCCGGTTCAGGATATCATCCCGGATCACCGGATCGCGCGGCGGGTAAAGCTGGAACCAGCCCTGATCGCCCGCATGAGGCCCGACATCTTCGGGCAATTGGCTGGCGACGGTGGAAATTGTATAGGGGATCGCTTCGCGCGCCGCCATGCGCGCCAGCATCTGTTCCGCGCCCGGCCAGATCAGCCCCGACATCCCCAAAGGGGCGATGCCGATCGGCAATGGGTAATCGCGCCCCAGCAGATTGGTGGACAGATCGGGCGTAAATTCGCCATGCAGGATCGAGGGGGTCAGCAATACCTGATCAAGCGCTGTGCGGTTGCGCTTTTGCGTGGCCTCAACTCCTGTGGCGCTGTCGAGATATTCCCAGACGAAATGCGGGATACGCGCGCGGGCGCGGGTCTTGAGGTCTGAAATCGCGGGATATCTTGCATGGGCGTTCATGCCCGGACGTTAGGAGAGTTTTCCCGCCATTTGCAATGGCTGGGAGGCCTCCGGCGGGGATATTTTTGCTCGGAAGATGGGATGGAACGGAAGTAGAACAAGGCTTTTCATGGGGCATCGTTGGCGCTATGTCTGGGGGATGAGTGATTATTCCGAAGATGACGCCTTTGAGGCGGCGGTCCCTTTGAGCCAGCGCGCCATGGCGCGACCGGCGATGCCCTATCTTGACGGGCTGAACCCCGCACAGCGCCAGGCAGTGGAAACGCTGGACGGGCCTGTGCTGATGCTGGCAGGCGCGGGGACCGGCAAGACCAAGGCGCTGATGACGCGTATCGCTCACCTTATTTTTAAAGGTCGCGCAAATCCTGATCAGGTTTTGGCTGTGACCTTCACCAATAAGGCTGCCAAGGAAATGCGGGCGAGGCTCGAGAAAGAGCCCTTCGGCATCGAAACACCAATGAGATGGATGGGCACTTTTCATTCAATCAGCGCGAAATTGCTGCGCCGCCACGCGGAATTGGTCGGCCTGCAATCGAGTTTTACCATTCTGGACAGTGATGACCAATTGCGGCTGCTCAAACAATTGGTGGTGGCCTCGGATCTGGATGAAAAGCGCTGGCCGCCGCGCATGCTGGCGGGGATCATCGATGGCTGGAAGAACAAGGCGCTAACGCCTGACAAGGTGCCTGTTGCGGAAAGCGGCGCTTTTGATGGCAGGGGCGTGGATCTTTATGCCGCCTATCAGCGCCGGCTGCGCGATCTCAATGCTGTCGATTTCGGCGATATCCTGCTGCATATGGTCACGATTTTCCAGACACATCCCGATGTGCTGCACCAATATCAGACGCGGTTTCGCTATATTCTGGTGGATGAATATCAAGATACCAATGTGGCCCAATATCTCTGGCTGCGCCTGCTGGCGGCGGGGCATAAGAATATCTGCTGTGTGGGTGATGATGACCAGTCGATCTATGGCTGGCGCGGCGCCGAGGTCGGCAATATCCTGCGGTTCGAG from Yoonia vestfoldensis encodes the following:
- a CDS encoding imidazoleglycerol-phosphate dehydratase, whose amino-acid sequence is MKAMILRDDAADAVQTAHILVSKGFQTLCVTNRDIAQAMIRADVIDLIVMDERVGTQLTHTLALSAERRNPYVSTIIMTDEGRQMTDDLYGLIPSLYALIGTRTETNLMGQIFVSAMANADEIARRIDRQLAADAADMAPDSDDDALDALDDAAAFWDDDDDDTADAAFAMPALHDIAAEARRSWGDYADIRPHPVLNPPAMPPRDGAIKAFA
- a CDS encoding alpha-hydroxy acid oxidase, whose amino-acid sequence is MNAHARYPAISDLKTRARARIPHFVWEYLDSATGVEATQKRNRTALDQVLLTPSILHGEFTPDLSTNLLGRDYPLPIGIAPLGMSGLIWPGAEQMLARMAAREAIPYTISTVASQLPEDVGPHAGDQGWFQLYPPRDPVIRDDILNRAKGAGFHTLVLTVDVPVASRRERQTRGGLTQPPKLTPRLALQAARCPAWLMGIRRTGMPRLRLMESYSQVKGTLPSTQHIGYLLRTSPDWDYFKALRDAWDGPLVVKGVGRADDAARLTDEGADAIWVSNHAGRQFDGGPASIETLPAIRAATPLPVIFDSGIEGGLDVLRALALGADFVMLGRAFHYGLAAMGEPGAAHVLDILRQDMISNMGQLGARHLKDLPACLRQTP
- the pyc gene encoding pyruvate carboxylase — translated: MADFKKILIANRGEIAIRIMRAANEMGKKTVAVFAEEDKLGLHRFKADEAYRIGEGMGPVAAYLSIDEIIRVAKMSGADAIHPGYGLLSENPDFVDACTANGITFIGPKAQTMRQLGDKASARRVAMAAGVPVIPATDVLGDDMDAIRQQAAEVGYPLMLKASWGGGGRGMRPIMSEKELEEKVREGRREAEAAFGNGEGYLEKMIMRARHVEVQILGDSHGQIYHLWERDCSVQRRNQKVVERAPAPYLSGTQREQLCNLGKKICAHVNYECAGTVEFLMDMDSGEFYFIEVNPRVQVEHTVTEEVTGIDIVRAQILIAEGKSLVEATGCASQYDVKLDGHALQCRVTTEDPQNNFIPDYGRIQMYRSATGPGIRLDGGTAYSGAVITRYYDSLLTKVTARAPTPEMAIARMDRALREFRIRGVSTNIAFVENLLKHPTFLNNEYHTKFIDETPDLFNFTKRRDRATKILTYIADITVNGHPETASRPRPAAEIRLPRPPVKPTSNLTPGTRNILDEQGPAAVAQWMRDQKQVLITDTTMRDGHQSLLATRMRSIDMINAAPAYAAKMHGLFSVECWGGATFDVAYRFLQECPWQRLRDIRAAMPNIMTQMLLRASNGVGYTNYPDNVVQSFVAQAAKSGVDVFRVFDSLNWVDNMRIAMDAVIDANKVCEGTICYTGDLLDPARSKYDLKYYIGMAKELEAAGAHVLGLKDMAGLLKPAAASVLIKALKDEIGLPVHFHTHDTSGAAIATVLAASAAGVDCIDAAMDSFSGNTSQPTLGSIVEALRGTDRDTGLDVAAIREISNYFEQVRAHYAAFESGLQAPASEVYLHEMPGGQFTNLKAQARSLGLEDRWHEVAQTYADVNQMFGDIVKVTPSSKVVGDMALMMVSQGLTRAQVEDPKADVSFPDSVIDMMRGNLGQPPGGWPAALQKKILKGEKAQTDRPGKSLPPVDLAKTKAELQAKFEDVIIDDEDLNGYLMYPKVFLDYTARHEIYGPVRTLPTRTFFYGMEPGEEIAAEIDPGKTLEIRMQAVADMNEDGEVKVFFELNGQPRTIRVMNRLAAADKVQRPKATLGNAAHIGAPMPGVVASVAAVAGKAVKAGDLLLTIEAMKMETGIHAERDAVIKAVHVQPGSQIDAKDLLVELE
- a CDS encoding VOC family protein, producing the protein MLARAVDKRQRAAIGNQGGGRVWLFLQADDFDKDHAKMQASGLRFVGPPRDAPYGHVAVFTDPFGNRWDLIHCAPTSVTGPRQR